The Prosthecobacter fusiformis sequence TGGGCTTATTGTCCAGATAGAGCTTGCCCTTGGTGCCGGTGAATTCTTCGCGGACGGCATTGTAAACGCCGGACTGGTGGCGGCACTGGCTGTTGATGCGGACGCCGTTTTCATAGGTGAACTCGACGTAATGATGGTCAAAGATCTGGCCGAACTTTTTGTCCACGCGCTGCTCGCGGCCGCCCATGCCCTGGGCGCTGACGGGATGCCCGCCGATGAACCAGTTGGCCACGTCGATGTTGTGGATGTGCTGTTCATTGATGTGGTCACCGCAGAGCCAGGTGAAGAAGTACCAGTTGTTGATCTGGTACATGAGCTCGGACTGGTTAGGCTGCTTGTCACGGAACCAGATGCCGCCGCCATTCCAGTACACCTGGCCGGAGACGATATCGCCAATGATGTTCTGCTCCTTCACCTGCTTGAGGGCTTCTTTGTAGCAGTTTTGGTAACGGCGCTGGAGGCCGACGACGACTTTCAGATTTTTCTCATCGGCGATCTTGGCCATCTCCAGCACTTTGCGCACGCCGGGGGCATCGACGGCGACGGGTTTTTCCATGAAGATGTGCTTGCCTGCATTCACGGCGGCTTCGAAGTGATAAGGACGGAAGCCTGGAGGTGTGGTGAGGATCACGAGGTCGCAGGTATCGATGACCTGCTTGTAGGCATCCAGGCCGGTGAAGATGCGAGAATCATCCACTTCCACTTTTTCTGCATGCTTGGTGCGCAGGTTGGAAAGGGCGCTGTCAGCCTTTTCTTTGAAGGCATCCGCCACGGCGTGGAGGATGACGCCTTCCTGCTTGGTGCTGAGCGCCTGGTTGGCGGCGCCTGAGCCACGGCCACCGGTGCCGATGAGGCCGACTTTAATGCGGTCGCTGCCGGCCACATTGGCGGACTGGGCGATGGTGAGGCCGGTGCTGGCCACGGTGGCGACCGTGGCCGTGGCGGCGGTTTTGCCGATAAAGTCGCGGCGTGTGGTGGGGATTGTCTCGGTATTCATGATATCTGGGTTGGTTTGAACAATTAACAAAAAGTGTGATTACGCATTCCAGGCTTTTTTGATCACCTCGATGCCTTCCAGGTACACCTGCTCTGGCGATGGGAAGAAATCACGCCAGACGCGGGTGGCGGCGGCGAGGTCCGGCAGGGAGCCGCCGAAGGCTTCGATGGTCATCCAGCCATCGTAGCCAAGGGACTTCAGCTTTTGGATCTGCTCGGTGATGTTGATGTGGCCACGGCCAGGGGTGCCGCGGTCGTTTTCAGAAATGTGCACATGGTTCAGCTTGCCGGAATTAAACACGGTCTCGATGGCAGTGAACGGACATTTTTCTTCGATGTTGGCGTGGAACGTGTCGTACATGGTGCCGAAATTGGCGTGGTCCACCCGCTTGGCGTAGCTGGCCGCCTGCTCCATGGTATTTAGGAGGTGGGATTCAAAGCGGTTCAGGGCCTCAATGGCGCACTTCACCCCGGCGGCTTCGGCCACGGGGGAAATCGCGCGATGTACTTCTGCGGCGTGGTTCAGCTCTTCCTCGGTAGGATACTTGCCGGTGAACTGGCCCAGCACCTGGTAATAAGGGCCGCAAAGGGTCTGCACGCCTGCATTGTGGGCGCATTCGAAGACGCGCTTCAGGTGATCGATGGCTCCCTGGCGGTTCGCCGCCACTGGGCTGATGGCATTGTGAGCTTCGTCTGGCAGCACCGTCACGGCGGTGGCTTCTAGGCCGTTATCCTTTAACACGCGGCCGATGGTGGAAAAGTGGCCGGGATTGCTGACATCGAAGATGGGGATCTCCACGCCGTCGTAGCCGGCGGCCTTGAGTTTCTCAATGACGGGGAAGTTTTCATCGGTCACGTGACCGGTCCAGAGGAGGAGATTGAAGCCAATTTTCATGTAGGGGAGGGCAGACTAGAAAAGCGCCAGGAAAACCGCAAGACTTGCTTTCCGGCGATTTTGCAGCGAGCCCATGAAAACGCAGCCAGCACGGCCAAGGTTTCATGTTGAACATGCCAAACTGAAAACCATACTCAGAACTGTCCTCTCTATAACTTCCTTTCCCCAACGATGATCTCCGCTGCCCGCCTCCTCCTCACCGCCCTGACCTGTACCCTGCTGGCTTCCTGTGAAAATGGTCAAAATCCATTTGGCCAGACGGGCGGCAGCGATCCCTATGTCTCCAATTACGGCAATGACGGCGGCTACAACCCCTACCCTGGCCAGACTGGTTATGCCCAAGGCGGAAGCAGCAGCTACTCCAGTGCGCCGACCTATACCCCGCCGCCAGCACCGGTGGAGGCGGATCCATACGCTTTCAATGCCCCTAGCAGCACGCCGAAGACCAGCTCCAGCTCGTATAGCGCTCCGAAAAAAACGGTTTCATCCTCCAAACCTAAAACGTCCAGCAAAAGCACCGCGAAGAAATCTGGCGGAAGTTATAAGGTGGTCAAAGGCGACACCCTGTATGGCATTGCCCGCAAACGCAGCACCACCGTCGCCAAGATCAAATCTGCCAATGGCCTCAGCACGGACATCATTCGCCCAGGGCAGACCCTGCGAATCCCGTAAATGGATCTGGCAAGGGCCGGTTCCATAATAAGAGCCAACGTGGAATGGCGGCAGGGGTCGAATGAATCTCTTCTATCTACCGTCCATTCAGCTCACACGATTATGGAAACACCTCCCCACATCCCCGCTAGCCCGCCTTCCCTTCCTCCTGCCCAAGCTCCTCTTCGTCAGGGGCCGTCAGGAAAGAAGATCATCCTCACCATCTTGGGCGTTTTTGTCCTCGGGTGTGGCATCGCCGCCGCCACCACTGCGTGGTGGGTGAAGCGTAACATTTACGCCAGCCCCATCCAGCCCGTCAGCCTCAGCCAGAGTGAGCATCAGGCACTGGAGGCCAAAATCCACGTGCTGGAAACCAGCGCTGCGCCTTCCGGCCTGCCGGATGTCTCCCCAGGGGAGCAAGAGCGAACCCTGGTCATCACGGCGAAGGAGATCAATGCCTATCTGGCCAGCCAGGAGCTGGGGGAAACCATCCAGGTGGACCTCGGGCATGACAGCATCTCCGCCACGGTGCTCGCTCCTGTCCCGGCAGACGCGGGTCTTCCTCTTATTTCTGGAACGACCCTCCGGCTCAGCCTTTCCCTCACCGCACGGATGGATGAAGCCAAAAAAGTCGCTTTGATTGTCCGTGATGTACGAATGGGCGGTCTTCCTATGCCTAACGCGTGGCTGGGAGACATCAAAGGCGTGAACTTGGCCGATGAAAATCTCTCCAACGACCCGGCCCTCCAGCGTTTCTTCGCAGGGATTGAGAGTCTGCAGATCACACCCGACGGGCTGCGCGTGGTCCTCGCTGAGTAGATAAATGCACGGTTTGTGCACCCGTTTGACAGAGGTTGATTTGATATTGCTCAATAATTTTCAGAAAAGATGCTTGGCAATACCCTGAGGGGTGCTTTAATACCAGTGCACGGTGGTAGGTCTCCCGGACCCACCTCCATCTCATCAACAAACCAAAATCGACCATCATGAAATTGAAGAGCATGACCTCCGTCATCACTAAGTCGGCACTCGTTCTGGCAGCTACGGCTTCCCTGAGCGCTTTCGCTGGCACCTCCGCTCCTGCAAAGGGCGTCGTTCCTCCAGTGGAACCAGAATCCGGCGCACTGTTTGACACACTCGGTGCTACCATCGAAGTGGGTTACGACACCCGCACATACTACCGTGGCCTCTGGTTCGCGGACAACGCTACCTGGACCGGCCTCAGCCTGAGCATCCCTCTGACTGAACAGCTTTCCCTTGGCCTTGGCGCTCTTTACCTGAGCACCGTTGACACCCTGGTTAACGACGAAATCGGCGAAACCGAACTCGACTATTCCGAGCTCGACCTCACCGCTTCCCTTAACTTCGACGCTGGCTTCGCCAAGTTCGGCCTTGTTTACACTCACTATGAGTTCTTCGACGGTTTCGGCGGTCGCACAGCTGCTGGTCCTTTCGGTGCCGGTGAAGGCAACGTTTCCAGCGCTGACGAAGTCGGCATCACAGTGGCTGCTGCTGCAGGTCCAGTGAACCTCTATGCAGGTTTCTACTATGACTTCCGCATCGGTGGTTCCTACGCTGAAATCGGCGCTGACCTGCCTATCGAAATCACTTCCTGGTTGAGCATCGTGCCAGCCGTGAAGACTGGCTACGGTAACGACTACTACACCAGTGGTGTGGTCGCCGGCAGCCGCAGCGGTGGTTTCACACACGTGATCCCTTCCCTGTCTGCTCCAATCAAGCTGACTTCGATCGCTACTCTGACCCCTTACATCGCTTACAACATCTCCCTCGACGCTCGTCGCGCCCTGAACACTCAGGACAACGAAATCTTCGGTGGTGTGAAGCTGAGCGTGAGCTTCTAATTCTGTCGGAGTCTTAAAGATTCCTTCATCCAACTCCCAACCAGTGCTCCTGGTTGGGAGTTTTTGTTTTATACCTGTGCTTCGTTCTTGTTTTTGATGCCCTTCCGTAAAGAAATCAGGCAGAACTAGGCTTCTGGCCTTTCAATCTTTCCTCACACCCCATGCCCGCACATCGCCTCAACTGGAATTCTTCTTCACTTACTCATGGATGGCAGCGGGGTGTTAAATCATTCTACTGGGGCCTGGGTTTCCAGGAGGCTGATTTTGAAAAGCCTCAAATCGGCATCGCCACCCCGCTTCTGGACGGCAATCTGTGCAATATGAAGGC is a genomic window containing:
- a CDS encoding Gfo/Idh/MocA family protein, which encodes MNTETIPTTRRDFIGKTAATATVATVASTGLTIAQSANVAGSDRIKVGLIGTGGRGSGAANQALSTKQEGVILHAVADAFKEKADSALSNLRTKHAEKVEVDDSRIFTGLDAYKQVIDTCDLVILTTPPGFRPYHFEAAVNAGKHIFMEKPVAVDAPGVRKVLEMAKIADEKNLKVVVGLQRRYQNCYKEALKQVKEQNIIGDIVSGQVYWNGGGIWFRDKQPNQSELMYQINNWYFFTWLCGDHINEQHIHNIDVANWFIGGHPVSAQGMGGREQRVDKKFGQIFDHHYVEFTYENGVRINSQCRHQSGVYNAVREEFTGTKGKLYLDNKPNCYAVDHKGNVIWKYRPIGGEDPVAEAAKPKKSRRASDPDPYQTEHDILQAAVRDNTPINNAYYGAESTMTAVMGRMATYSGKEITWDECIGSKVQHMPAIVTAETEPPAKPTADGGYPVAIPGIKVEGVEII
- a CDS encoding LysM peptidoglycan-binding domain-containing protein, which encodes MISAARLLLTALTCTLLASCENGQNPFGQTGGSDPYVSNYGNDGGYNPYPGQTGYAQGGSSSYSSAPTYTPPPAPVEADPYAFNAPSSTPKTSSSSYSAPKKTVSSSKPKTSSKSTAKKSGGSYKVVKGDTLYGIARKRSTTVAKIKSANGLSTDIIRPGQTLRIP
- a CDS encoding sugar phosphate isomerase/epimerase family protein, which codes for MKIGFNLLLWTGHVTDENFPVIEKLKAAGYDGVEIPIFDVSNPGHFSTIGRVLKDNGLEATAVTVLPDEAHNAISPVAANRQGAIDHLKRVFECAHNAGVQTLCGPYYQVLGQFTGKYPTEEELNHAAEVHRAISPVAEAAGVKCAIEALNRFESHLLNTMEQAASYAKRVDHANFGTMYDTFHANIEEKCPFTAIETVFNSGKLNHVHISENDRGTPGRGHINITEQIQKLKSLGYDGWMTIEAFGGSLPDLAAATRVWRDFFPSPEQVYLEGIEVIKKAWNA